Proteins co-encoded in one Ponticoccus alexandrii genomic window:
- the araD gene encoding L-arabinonate dehydratase, with product MTFKPAEWPRKLRSQEWYGGNSRDTIYHRGWLKNQGHPHDLFDGRPIIGILNTWAELTPCNGHHVKELVEKVKAGVWEAGGFPVEVPVFSASENTFRPSAMMFRNLAALAVEETIRGQPIDGCVLMVGCDKTTPSLIMGAASVDLPSIVVTGGPMLNGYYKGERVGSGTHLWKFSEMVKAGEMTQEEFLEAEASMSRSTGTCNTMGTASTMASMAEALGMALSGNAAIPAVDSRRRVMAQLSGRRIVQMVKDDLKPSDIMTKQAFENAVRTNGAIGGSTNAVVHLLAMAGRTGVDFTLDDFDRCGRDIETIVNLMPSGEYLMEEFFYAGGLPVVLKRLGEGGKLHKDALTVSGQTIWDEVKDVQNHNEDVIRPVGKGLTQQGGIAVLRGNLAPKGAVLKPSAASKHLLTHKGRAVVFEDIDDYKAKINDEALDIDETCVMVLKNCGPKGYPGMAEVGNMGLPPKVLKKGITDMVRISDARMSGTAYGTVILHTSPEAAAGGPLAVVQNGDMIEVDVPNRRLHLDISDAELARRLEAWKPTHEQPASGYAWLHNAHVEGADTGADLSFLKGCRGNAVGKDSH from the coding sequence ATGACCTTCAAACCCGCCGAATGGCCCCGCAAGCTGCGCTCTCAGGAATGGTACGGCGGCAACAGCCGCGATACGATCTACCACCGGGGCTGGCTGAAGAACCAAGGCCACCCGCACGACCTTTTCGACGGCCGCCCGATCATCGGCATCCTCAACACCTGGGCCGAGCTGACCCCCTGCAACGGCCATCACGTCAAGGAACTTGTCGAGAAGGTGAAGGCCGGCGTCTGGGAGGCTGGTGGCTTCCCGGTCGAGGTGCCGGTCTTCTCGGCCTCGGAAAACACCTTCCGCCCCTCGGCGATGATGTTCCGCAACCTCGCCGCGCTTGCGGTCGAGGAGACCATCCGCGGACAGCCCATCGACGGCTGCGTCCTGATGGTGGGCTGCGACAAGACCACGCCGTCCCTGATCATGGGCGCGGCCTCGGTCGATCTGCCGTCCATCGTCGTCACCGGCGGGCCGATGCTGAACGGCTATTACAAGGGTGAGCGCGTGGGCTCTGGCACGCACCTCTGGAAGTTCTCCGAGATGGTGAAGGCCGGAGAGATGACGCAGGAGGAGTTCCTCGAAGCCGAGGCCTCGATGTCCCGCTCCACCGGCACCTGCAACACCATGGGCACGGCCTCGACCATGGCCTCCATGGCCGAAGCGCTCGGCATGGCGCTGTCGGGCAACGCGGCCATTCCGGCAGTGGACTCGCGCCGCCGCGTCATGGCGCAACTGTCGGGTCGGCGCATCGTGCAGATGGTCAAGGACGACCTGAAGCCCTCGGACATCATGACCAAGCAGGCCTTCGAGAACGCCGTGCGCACCAACGGCGCCATCGGTGGTTCGACCAATGCGGTCGTGCACCTGCTCGCCATGGCGGGGCGCACCGGCGTCGACTTCACGCTCGACGATTTCGACCGCTGCGGGCGCGATATCGAGACCATCGTGAACCTGATGCCCTCGGGCGAATACCTGATGGAGGAATTCTTCTACGCGGGCGGGCTTCCGGTGGTCCTGAAACGCCTCGGCGAGGGCGGCAAGCTGCACAAGGACGCGCTGACCGTCTCGGGCCAGACCATCTGGGACGAGGTCAAGGATGTGCAGAACCACAACGAGGACGTCATCCGACCCGTTGGCAAGGGCCTGACGCAACAGGGCGGCATCGCCGTCTTGCGCGGCAACCTCGCGCCCAAGGGAGCGGTGCTGAAGCCCTCCGCCGCGTCGAAGCACCTGCTGACCCACAAGGGCCGCGCCGTCGTCTTCGAGGACATCGACGACTACAAGGCCAAGATCAACGACGAGGCGCTGGATATCGACGAGACCTGCGTCATGGTGCTGAAGAACTGCGGCCCCAAGGGCTATCCGGGCATGGCCGAGGTCGGCAACATGGGCCTGCCGCCCAAGGTGCTGAAGAAGGGCATCACCGACATGGTCCGCATCTCGGACGCGCGCATGTCGGGCACCGCCTACGGCACGGTGATCCTGCACACCTCGCCCGAGGCCGCCGCCGGTGGCCCGCTTGCCGTGGTCCAGAACGGTGACATGATCGAGGTGGACGTGCCGAACCGCCGCCTGCATCTGGACATCAGCGACGCGGAACTCGCCCGCCGTCTGGAGGCATGGAAGCCCACGCACGAACAGCCCGCCAGCGGCTACGCATGGCTGCACAACGCCCATGTGGAAGGCGCCGATACCGGGGCCGACCTCAGCTTTCTCAAGGGCTGCCGGGGCAATGCCGTGGGCAAGGACAGCCACTGA
- a CDS encoding Gfo/Idh/MocA family protein, producing the protein MKLALVGIGKIAVDQHVPAIAASPDWEVGATVSRAGTLPGVEAFTDMTKMLEKRPDIRVVSLCLPPVPRFAYAQAAIRAGRHVMLEKPPGASLSECHALEALARENRVSLYASWHSREAAMVRPARNWLSDKRITRAHITWREDVRHWHPGQDWVFEPGGMGVFDPGINALSILTRILPAPVHLTEATLDFPENRQTPIAAQLTLSGNVTAEFDWLQTGKQTWEIEVDTPDGRLVLQDGGARLLIDGKERGADDEDDTLQGEYPRLYDNFARLVTRGGIDMDLRPLTHVADAFMLGERRTVAPFDW; encoded by the coding sequence ATGAAACTCGCACTCGTCGGCATCGGCAAGATCGCGGTGGACCAGCACGTCCCCGCCATCGCCGCCTCCCCCGACTGGGAGGTGGGGGCGACGGTCTCGCGCGCGGGCACCCTGCCGGGGGTCGAGGCCTTCACCGACATGACCAAGATGCTGGAAAAGCGCCCGGACATCCGCGTCGTCTCGCTCTGCCTGCCGCCGGTGCCGCGCTTTGCCTATGCGCAGGCCGCGATCCGGGCAGGCCGCCACGTCATGCTGGAAAAGCCCCCGGGGGCCAGCCTCTCGGAATGCCACGCGCTCGAGGCACTGGCGCGCGAGAACCGCGTGTCGCTCTATGCGTCGTGGCATAGCCGCGAGGCGGCCATGGTGCGCCCCGCGCGCAACTGGCTGTCAGACAAGCGCATCACCCGCGCCCATATCACGTGGCGCGAGGACGTGCGGCACTGGCACCCCGGGCAGGACTGGGTCTTCGAACCCGGCGGCATGGGCGTCTTCGACCCCGGCATCAACGCCCTGTCGATCCTGACGCGCATCCTGCCCGCACCCGTCCACCTGACCGAGGCGACGCTCGACTTCCCCGAGAACCGCCAGACCCCCATCGCGGCGCAACTGACCCTCTCGGGGAACGTCACCGCCGAGTTCGACTGGTTGCAGACCGGCAAGCAGACGTGGGAAATCGAGGTCGACACCCCCGACGGCAGGCTGGTGCTTCAGGACGGCGGCGCGCGCCTGCTGATCGACGGCAAGGAACGCGGCGCCGACGACGAGGACGACACCCTGCAAGGCGAATACCCCCGCCTTTACGACAACTTTGCACGGCTCGTGACCCGCGGCGGGATCGACATGGATCTCCGCCCGCTGACCCACGTGGCCGACGCTTTCATGCTGGGGGAACGGCGCACCGTCGCCCCCTTCGACTGGTAA
- a CDS encoding dihydrodipicolinate synthase family protein: MKNPLTGILPVAPTPFHADGRLDEEGCRRVMDCMIDQGVDAICILANYSEQFMLSDAERETVMRISLEQVAGRVPVIVTISAFYTDMVVERAKAAQAMGAAMVMMMPPYHGAGAFAPGEAGIYEHFKAVSDAISIPIMVQDAPLSGVQLPVPLLARMAKELERVRYFKLEMPYAADKLAALIEAGGDDIVGPFDGEEAATLLADLDAGCTGTMTSGLQPEHIGKIVRQYRAGDTDGALKQWQYCLPLINHENRQCGLRATKTVMMEGGVIGSDHVRHPLKPMTQRTKDRLLSMARDMDLIALKWGK; the protein is encoded by the coding sequence TTGAAAAACCCGCTGACCGGCATTCTTCCGGTGGCACCGACCCCGTTCCATGCCGATGGCCGCCTCGACGAAGAGGGCTGCCGCCGTGTCATGGACTGCATGATCGACCAAGGCGTCGACGCCATCTGCATCCTCGCCAACTACTCAGAACAGTTCATGCTGTCGGATGCCGAGCGCGAGACCGTCATGCGCATCAGCCTCGAACAGGTGGCGGGCCGAGTGCCGGTGATCGTCACCATCTCGGCCTTCTACACCGATATGGTGGTGGAACGCGCCAAGGCCGCGCAGGCCATGGGCGCCGCCATGGTCATGATGATGCCGCCCTACCACGGCGCGGGCGCCTTCGCCCCCGGCGAGGCGGGCATCTACGAGCACTTCAAGGCGGTCTCGGACGCCATCTCGATCCCGATCATGGTGCAGGACGCGCCGCTCTCGGGCGTGCAACTGCCGGTGCCTCTGCTGGCGCGCATGGCGAAAGAGCTTGAGCGGGTGCGCTACTTCAAGCTGGAAATGCCCTATGCCGCCGACAAGCTGGCCGCGCTGATCGAGGCGGGCGGCGACGATATCGTCGGTCCCTTCGACGGCGAAGAGGCCGCGACCCTGCTCGCCGACCTCGACGCGGGCTGCACCGGCACCATGACGTCGGGCCTGCAGCCGGAACATATCGGCAAGATCGTGCGTCAGTACCGGGCGGGTGACACCGACGGCGCCCTGAAACAGTGGCAATACTGCCTTCCACTGATCAACCACGAAAACCGTCAATGCGGGCTGCGCGCCACCAAGACGGTGATGATGGAGGGTGGTGTTATCGGCTCCGATCACGTACGCCACCCGTTGAAGCCCATGACCCAGCGCACGAAGGACCGCTTGTTGTCCATGGCGCGGGACATGGATCTGATTGCCCTCAAATGGGGAAAGTGA
- a CDS encoding aldehyde dehydrogenase (NADP(+)): MTFQPHGKHLIAGDWVAGETTFTSEPAHGPAHDYSVGTPALVDQACKAAEEAFWTYGYTTREKRAEFLNAIADEIEARAEQITEIGTQETGLPEGRLQGERGRTTGQLRLFASHILEGDYLDRRHDKALPDREPLPRPDLKMVQRPIGPVAVFGASNFPLAFSTAGGDTASALAAGCPVVVKGHSAHPGTGEIVAEAIHAAIESCGLPKGVFSLIQGGKRDVGTALVQHPLIKAVGFTGSLGGGRALFDLCAQRDEPIPFFGELGSVNPMFVLPEAARARGAEMGKGWAGSLTMGAGQFCTNPGIAVVQKGAEGDAFVAAAAEALKDAPSQCMLTDGIAQAYKDGKSRFDGRNAVKPVLTTDSDGRNASPNLFETDAENYLQDHALGEEVFGPLGLVVRVNGADEMETLAKGFEGQLTATLHMDDGDLALAQRLMPVLERKAGRILVNGFPTGVEVADSMVHGGPYPASTNFGATSVGTMAIRRFLRPVCYQNFPDALLPGDLG; this comes from the coding sequence ATGACCTTTCAACCACATGGCAAACACCTGATCGCGGGCGACTGGGTCGCCGGCGAAACCACCTTCACCTCGGAACCGGCCCACGGCCCGGCGCACGACTATTCCGTCGGCACGCCCGCGCTGGTGGATCAGGCCTGCAAGGCCGCCGAAGAGGCCTTCTGGACCTACGGCTACACCACCCGCGAAAAGCGCGCCGAGTTCCTGAACGCCATCGCCGACGAGATCGAGGCCCGCGCGGAGCAGATCACCGAGATCGGCACGCAGGAAACCGGTCTGCCCGAAGGCCGCCTTCAGGGGGAACGTGGCCGCACCACGGGCCAGTTGCGCCTCTTCGCGTCGCATATCCTCGAAGGCGACTATCTCGACCGTCGCCACGACAAGGCCCTGCCCGACCGCGAGCCGCTGCCGCGTCCCGACCTGAAGATGGTCCAGCGCCCCATCGGCCCGGTCGCCGTCTTCGGCGCCTCGAACTTCCCGCTGGCCTTCTCGACCGCCGGTGGCGACACCGCATCCGCGCTCGCCGCGGGCTGCCCGGTCGTGGTCAAGGGCCACTCGGCCCACCCCGGCACCGGCGAAATCGTGGCCGAGGCCATCCACGCCGCCATCGAGAGCTGCGGCCTGCCCAAGGGCGTCTTCAGCCTGATCCAGGGCGGCAAGCGCGACGTCGGCACGGCGCTGGTCCAGCACCCGCTGATCAAGGCCGTGGGCTTCACCGGCTCGCTGGGCGGCGGTCGCGCGCTCTTCGACCTTTGCGCGCAGCGCGACGAGCCGATCCCCTTCTTCGGCGAGTTGGGGTCCGTCAACCCGATGTTCGTGCTCCCCGAGGCCGCCCGCGCGCGCGGCGCCGAGATGGGCAAGGGCTGGGCTGGCTCGCTGACCATGGGCGCAGGCCAGTTCTGCACCAACCCCGGCATCGCGGTGGTGCAGAAAGGCGCCGAGGGTGACGCCTTCGTCGCCGCCGCCGCCGAGGCGCTGAAGGACGCGCCCTCGCAATGCATGCTGACCGACGGCATCGCGCAGGCCTACAAGGACGGCAAGTCGCGCTTCGACGGGCGCAACGCCGTCAAGCCGGTCCTGACCACCGACAGCGATGGCCGCAACGCCTCTCCGAATCTCTTCGAGACGGACGCCGAGAACTACCTGCAGGACCACGCCCTTGGCGAAGAGGTCTTTGGCCCGCTGGGTCTGGTGGTGCGCGTGAACGGCGCCGACGAGATGGAGACGCTGGCGAAGGGCTTCGAAGGTCAGCTGACCGCGACCCTGCACATGGACGACGGCGATCTGGCTCTTGCCCAGCGCCTGATGCCGGTGCTGGAACGCAAGGCGGGCCGGATCCTCGTGAACGGCTTCCCGACCGGCGTCGAGGTGGCGGATTCGATGGTTCACGGCGGCCCCTACCCGGCCTCGACGAACTTCGGCGCGACCTCGGTGGGCACCATGGCGATCCGCCGCTTCCTGCGGCCGGTCTGCTACCAGAACTTCCCCGACGCCCTGCTGCCCGGCGACCTGGGCTGA
- a CDS encoding response regulator translates to MNKASIRDSAAAAEAAYNEATFAHERRGVFDVLVLDDSRFDQSRIIRACEKTGLPVSTTTAQDMDTFAKALDSAAYDLVLIDYKLADGNGLHAQRMVQNHPMNFGAAVVMVSSEMRTDVAVASMKKGSLDCLDKDALTAEKLRELMIASAKIFAEASRHWIGELLAQQRVQIAQDVARVIRDEMEFGRFVDTIDKRIIDMLASRGFRNRRPGMSLICSMPTSR, encoded by the coding sequence ATGAATAAGGCCTCGATACGGGATAGCGCGGCGGCTGCCGAGGCGGCCTATAACGAAGCGACCTTCGCACATGAGCGCCGGGGCGTCTTCGATGTGCTGGTGCTGGATGACAGCCGCTTCGACCAGAGCCGCATCATCCGCGCCTGCGAGAAGACCGGCCTGCCTGTGTCCACGACTACGGCGCAGGACATGGATACCTTTGCAAAGGCGCTGGACAGTGCCGCCTATGACCTTGTCCTGATCGACTACAAGCTGGCCGACGGCAACGGGCTGCACGCGCAGCGCATGGTGCAGAACCACCCGATGAACTTCGGTGCGGCGGTGGTCATGGTCTCGTCCGAAATGCGGACGGACGTGGCGGTGGCCTCGATGAAGAAAGGGTCGCTCGATTGTCTGGACAAGGATGCCCTGACGGCCGAGAAGCTGCGTGAATTGATGATCGCCTCTGCCAAGATCTTCGCCGAGGCCTCGCGCCACTGGATCGGAGAACTGCTGGCCCAGCAGCGGGTTCAGATTGCACAGGATGTGGCGCGGGTGATCCGCGACGAAATGGAATTCGGGCGTTTCGTGGATACGATAGACAAGCGGATCATCGATATGCTGGCCTCCCGGGGGTTTCGGAACCGGAGACCTGGAATGTCTCTTATCTGTTCGATGCCGACGAGCCGCTGA
- a CDS encoding sensor histidine kinase → MTVISEREREYEEFLYCVTHDLKSFSRAMRVIPDWIAEDLQAAKIALPDGVGEHMDMLKSYAGGMDRMLESLTTLSRIGRLADTSADHALNDLLGAAWASLAPDSARLSVPQHAFQVHGPKNDLSRLFAALLSNGVDHNTDPAPDIGVTAVPDGDRVQIRVADNGPGIEAQYRQKVFEPLHTLRPKDESGHAGMGLAIARKVVKSLGGEIHIEEPSAGHGCRVVFDLPGAKNAV, encoded by the coding sequence ATGACGGTCATTTCAGAGAGGGAGCGCGAATATGAGGAATTCCTCTATTGCGTCACCCACGACCTGAAAAGCTTCTCGCGTGCCATGCGAGTCATTCCGGACTGGATCGCCGAAGACCTCCAGGCCGCGAAGATCGCCCTGCCCGACGGCGTCGGCGAACACATGGACATGCTGAAGTCCTACGCGGGCGGCATGGACCGGATGCTTGAATCTCTGACGACGCTCAGCCGCATCGGGCGGCTTGCGGATACCTCCGCCGACCACGCGTTGAACGATCTTCTGGGTGCCGCATGGGCCTCTCTGGCGCCCGACAGCGCCCGCCTTTCCGTCCCGCAGCATGCCTTTCAGGTGCACGGGCCGAAAAATGACCTGTCGCGGCTTTTCGCGGCGCTGCTGTCGAACGGGGTGGACCATAACACCGACCCGGCCCCGGACATCGGGGTGACGGCAGTGCCGGACGGTGATCGCGTGCAGATCCGTGTCGCCGATAACGGCCCCGGGATCGAGGCGCAGTATCGCCAGAAGGTCTTTGAACCATTGCATACGCTGCGCCCCAAGGACGAATCCGGGCACGCGGGCATGGGGCTTGCCATCGCGCGCAAGGTGGTCAAGTCCCTCGGCGGCGAAATCCATATCGAAGAGCCCAGCGCCGGGCACGGCTGCCGGGTGGTCTTCGACCTGCCCGGAGCCAAAAACGCCGTCTGA
- a CDS encoding response regulator, with product MIDTLMLVDDNALDQKLYARIIARSGLVGRVHSFVMAEDALAFLAAPVCPTIDVILLDINMPRMNGFEFLDAATARFGAGFARAAVIMLTTSMSEHDQQRAAGYEVVRDYINKPLRPEHLERIDALLQDKAA from the coding sequence ATGATAGACACGCTCATGCTCGTGGACGACAACGCGCTCGACCAGAAACTTTATGCCCGGATCATCGCCCGGTCCGGGCTGGTGGGGCGGGTGCACAGTTTCGTCATGGCCGAGGATGCGCTGGCATTTCTCGCCGCGCCCGTCTGCCCGACGATCGACGTCATCCTGCTGGATATCAACATGCCAAGGATGAACGGGTTCGAGTTTCTCGATGCGGCCACGGCGCGTTTCGGAGCGGGTTTCGCCCGCGCCGCCGTGATCATGCTGACCACCTCGATGTCGGAACACGACCAGCAGCGTGCTGCAGGGTACGAGGTGGTGCGGGACTATATCAACAAGCCGCTGCGGCCAGAGCATCTGGAACGGATCGACGCGCTTTTGCAGGACAAGGCGGCCTGA
- a CDS encoding sensor histidine kinase, with the protein MSYFRCRAPLALATLLLALALALLSGGRAQSGPGGLRQGWEPLPARIEAGQGEAAVPADCMMDLARMLTPRAGPQLRLFGFAEGEGRPGFDGSQGGAGQTRARAIATDADGARRLQAMRSGDIGASILPQHAVEAPIRAEADPDSFATAGPEPPAVEGVLALSPAPDDLRARPDAVIPAALASDHSARRGTLWFGPSRNRPPDRARLLIVVLCTGGGILVAGVIWQNHRRSMIAARQGIAADLIDSIPAGLLLIAADDRVTYVNREILETTRDDPDVMRCGAHYPTAMKALIDNGAFDLEGRTPEDMLRLLAVDGLKDGFRQELRMADGRSFIRIARRLGSGETLIVRQDVTVERARLRQIEALNRALAEKVRITTATNAELRAFAYATSHDLKSPLNSAIMLADLLLEEERHGARDAVRDLISDLRGTLRGMSGLIDDVRLYTDAIVTGAAMAPCDLQAMAEGIIGTMTPDLQAVGAEVTVQGLPQISGQAVQLRQLLSNLLDNALTFRARDRALRVDLCGFDGPEEAGFTIRDNGIGIDPVYHDRIFELFQKLHPGTLYPGNGLGLPICQRVVLAHGGRIAVDSAPDRGAAFTVTFGKDVR; encoded by the coding sequence ATGTCGTATTTCCGGTGTCGTGCACCCTTGGCGCTGGCGACGCTTCTTCTGGCCCTCGCCCTTGCGCTGCTGTCCGGTGGACGGGCCCAGAGCGGCCCGGGGGGGCTCCGCCAGGGCTGGGAACCACTGCCCGCGCGGATAGAGGCGGGACAGGGCGAAGCGGCGGTGCCGGCCGACTGCATGATGGACTTGGCGCGGATGCTTACCCCGCGCGCGGGGCCGCAACTGCGCTTGTTCGGCTTTGCAGAAGGCGAGGGGCGACCGGGCTTTGACGGGTCGCAGGGCGGGGCAGGTCAGACGCGCGCCCGGGCAATCGCCACCGACGCGGACGGGGCGCGCCGCTTGCAGGCGATGCGCAGTGGCGACATCGGCGCCTCGATCCTGCCGCAGCACGCTGTGGAGGCCCCGATCCGCGCAGAAGCGGACCCGGACAGCTTTGCGACCGCAGGGCCCGAGCCACCGGCGGTCGAGGGCGTCCTTGCCCTGAGCCCTGCGCCTGACGATCTGCGTGCCCGTCCGGATGCGGTGATCCCTGCCGCTCTTGCTTCGGACCACAGCGCGCGGCGCGGCACCCTGTGGTTTGGGCCGTCGCGGAACCGGCCCCCCGACCGGGCGCGGTTGCTGATCGTGGTGCTGTGTACGGGGGGCGGCATTCTGGTGGCGGGGGTGATCTGGCAGAACCACAGGCGCTCGATGATCGCGGCGCGCCAGGGGATCGCTGCCGACCTGATCGACTCCATTCCGGCCGGCCTGTTGCTGATCGCGGCTGACGACAGGGTCACCTACGTCAACCGGGAAATCCTCGAGACCACCCGCGATGACCCCGACGTCATGCGGTGCGGTGCCCACTACCCGACCGCCATGAAGGCGCTGATCGACAATGGCGCCTTCGATCTGGAAGGGCGCACGCCGGAGGACATGCTGCGGCTGCTGGCGGTGGACGGGCTGAAGGACGGGTTCCGACAAGAGCTTCGCATGGCCGACGGCCGCAGTTTCATCCGCATCGCGCGGCGCCTTGGCAGCGGCGAGACGCTGATCGTCCGGCAGGACGTCACCGTAGAGCGGGCGCGCCTGCGCCAGATCGAGGCGCTGAACCGCGCCCTGGCGGAAAAGGTGCGCATTACCACCGCCACCAACGCGGAGCTACGCGCCTTTGCCTATGCCACCTCGCACGACCTGAAATCGCCGCTGAACTCCGCAATCATGCTGGCGGATCTTTTGCTCGAGGAAGAGAGGCACGGCGCGAGGGACGCGGTACGGGATCTGATTTCTGACCTGCGCGGAACGCTGCGCGGCATGTCCGGGCTGATCGACGACGTGCGTCTCTACACGGATGCCATCGTGACGGGGGCGGCCATGGCGCCCTGCGACCTTCAGGCCATGGCGGAAGGTATCATCGGGACCATGACGCCCGATCTTCAGGCCGTGGGCGCCGAGGTCACGGTGCAGGGCCTGCCGCAGATCAGCGGTCAGGCGGTACAGTTGCGTCAGCTGCTGTCCAACCTGCTGGACAATGCCCTGACGTTCCGCGCCCGAGACCGCGCCCTGCGGGTAGACCTCTGCGGCTTCGATGGTCCGGAGGAGGCGGGGTTTACCATCCGCGACAACGGTATCGGGATCGACCCGGTCTACCACGACCGGATATTCGAGCTGTTCCAAAAGCTTCACCCCGGCACACTTTACCCGGGCAATGGCCTTGGCCTGCCGATCTGCCAGCGGGTCGTGTTGGCCCACGGTGGCCGCATCGCAGTCGACTCCGCGCCGGACAGGGGCGCCGCTTTCACCGTAACTTTCGGAAAGGATGTCAGATGA
- a CDS encoding TRAP transporter substrate-binding protein, with the protein MIRTSVALGAILAVCAPLSVSAQEVTLRLSHWVPPSIAPASKGIEPWAQAVQEASDGRIAIQIFPAQQLGKAPDHYDMAAQGIVDLAWVNPGYTAGRFPIYGLTQVPFLVDDSIQGAKAIHAWYMENGAAQEMGDVKVCFFHPHAPGAFHSKVDVTHPDDVRGMNVRPAHQGIARFVSLLGGGAVQVPAPEAREALSKGTAEAVTFPWGAMYDFNLSEEVPVHLDMPFYMSAQLMIMNQGSYDGLSDENKAVIDEHCSPDWSGRVAAGWHEDDMAAKDRLMADEAQSFNEPTEDEIAAWISAAAPLTEEWKAEVAAKGHDAEAILQAYKAALEEYDAAY; encoded by the coding sequence ATGATCAGAACATCCGTCGCGCTTGGCGCGATCCTTGCGGTATGCGCGCCGTTGTCTGTCAGCGCCCAAGAAGTGACCCTGCGCCTGTCGCACTGGGTTCCGCCCTCCATCGCACCGGCGTCCAAGGGGATCGAGCCCTGGGCGCAGGCGGTGCAAGAAGCCTCTGACGGGCGCATCGCCATTCAGATCTTCCCGGCACAGCAGTTGGGCAAGGCCCCCGACCACTACGACATGGCCGCTCAGGGCATCGTCGATCTGGCATGGGTGAACCCCGGCTATACCGCCGGACGCTTCCCGATCTACGGTCTGACGCAGGTGCCCTTCCTCGTCGACGACAGCATTCAGGGCGCCAAGGCGATCCACGCGTGGTACATGGAAAACGGCGCCGCGCAGGAAATGGGCGACGTCAAGGTGTGCTTCTTCCATCCCCACGCACCGGGCGCCTTCCATTCCAAGGTGGACGTGACCCATCCCGACGACGTGCGCGGCATGAACGTGCGCCCCGCCCATCAGGGTATCGCGCGCTTCGTGTCGCTGCTGGGCGGCGGTGCGGTGCAAGTGCCCGCTCCCGAGGCCCGCGAGGCACTGTCCAAGGGCACGGCAGAGGCCGTCACCTTCCCCTGGGGCGCGATGTACGACTTCAACCTGTCCGAAGAGGTGCCGGTGCATCTGGACATGCCCTTCTACATGTCGGCGCAGCTCATGATCATGAACCAGGGCAGCTATGATGGCCTGTCGGACGAGAACAAGGCGGTGATCGACGAACACTGCTCACCGGACTGGTCGGGCCGCGTCGCCGCGGGCTGGCACGAGGACGACATGGCCGCCAAGGACAGGCTGATGGCGGACGAGGCCCAGTCTTTCAACGAACCCACCGAGGACGAGATCGCGGCCTGGATCTCTGCCGCCGCGCCGCTGACCGAGGAATGGAAGGCCGAGGTGGCCGCGAAGGGCCACGACGCCGAGGCCATCCTTCAGGCCTACAAGGCGGCGCTGGAAGAGTACGACGCCGCCTATTGA
- a CDS encoding TRAP transporter small permease has product MRDAPSPGGPVRRAVQLIERIAGAVLGLVTVLIVASAIGRYGFARPLPDAFDLSRLVLGVAIAWGFASVAWHGTHIKVDLLAQAVRPPARRWINAVAWTVLLIFTALLTWKIWGRVSAALSGGDATMDLRLPHWPFFLAIWLGLVAALFATIARLWRIVVQGADLGEFDGIDAQLLQDQKK; this is encoded by the coding sequence ATGCGTGACGCCCCTTCCCCCGGCGGACCGGTCCGCCGCGCCGTTCAGCTGATCGAGCGGATCGCCGGTGCCGTTCTCGGCCTTGTGACCGTCCTGATCGTGGCCTCGGCCATTGGCCGCTACGGCTTTGCCCGGCCGCTGCCGGATGCCTTCGACCTGTCCCGGCTGGTGCTGGGGGTGGCCATCGCCTGGGGATTCGCCTCGGTCGCCTGGCACGGCACACACATCAAGGTCGACCTGCTGGCACAGGCCGTCCGCCCCCCGGCCCGTCGCTGGATCAATGCCGTCGCATGGACCGTGCTGCTGATCTTTACCGCATTGCTGACATGGAAGATCTGGGGCCGCGTCAGCGCCGCCCTGTCCGGCGGCGATGCCACCATGGACCTGCGCCTGCCGCACTGGCCCTTCTTCCTTGCGATCTGGCTGGGGCTGGTTGCGGCGCTCTTTGCCACCATCGCCCGGCTGTGGCGGATCGTCGTGCAGGGGGCCGACCTCGGCGAATTCGACGGCATCGACGCGCAGCTCTTGCAGGACCAGAAGAAATGA